One window from the genome of Halomicrobium zhouii encodes:
- a CDS encoding nucleoside phosphorylase, producing the protein MAKQPHLLVESGELADVALVPGDPGRVDRIAAQCDDSTVVAENREYRVVNATYEGRELTICSTGIGSPSAAIAVEELEAVGVDTVLRVGTTGALQEGIEIGDMVVATGAAKDEGTTKRYEDATVPAVPDYEVLSALVDGAEANGEDVHVGPIATDDAFYAETEEYVENWEAAGLLAVEMEAAALFTLARRKGMRAGAICTVDGNLVEGTQKGETDAEELPPKAKNNVERAIGIALDATTEL; encoded by the coding sequence ATGGCGAAACAACCGCACCTGCTCGTGGAGTCGGGCGAACTGGCAGACGTCGCGCTCGTGCCGGGGGACCCGGGGCGCGTCGACCGCATCGCGGCCCAGTGCGACGACTCGACGGTCGTCGCCGAGAACCGCGAGTACCGCGTCGTCAATGCGACCTACGAGGGACGAGAGCTGACGATCTGCTCGACCGGCATCGGGTCGCCGTCGGCGGCAATTGCCGTCGAGGAACTCGAAGCCGTCGGCGTCGACACCGTCCTGCGCGTGGGCACGACCGGTGCCCTCCAGGAAGGGATCGAGATCGGCGACATGGTCGTCGCGACGGGCGCCGCCAAGGACGAGGGGACGACCAAGCGTTACGAGGACGCGACGGTCCCGGCAGTCCCGGACTACGAGGTGCTCTCCGCACTGGTCGACGGCGCCGAAGCCAACGGCGAGGACGTCCACGTCGGCCCCATCGCGACGGACGACGCGTTCTACGCCGAGACCGAGGAGTACGTCGAGAACTGGGAGGCCGCCGGCCTGCTCGCCGTCGAGATGGAGGCCGCCGCGCTGTTTACCCTCGCACGACGGAAAGGGATGCGCGCAGGCGCTATCTGTACCGTCGACGGTAACCTCGTCGAAGGGACCCAGAAGGGCGAGACCGATGCCGAGGAACTGCCCCCGAAGGCGAAGAACAACGTCGAGCGGGCCATCGGCATCGCGCTGGACGCGACGACCGAACTCTGA